The sequence GCTAGCTCGTCAGCCAGGCCAGCGCTGAGGGCTTCGACAGGGTTTAGCAAATGCGAAGACAGAGCCAAGCGGCGCCGCCAGACGGGATTGAGCCAATGGTCCAGTATCGCCTGCGGAACGGGCGGGAAGGGCAGGCCGGCCTTTGCCTCCGGCAGGCCGATTTTATAGTCGCCCTGTGCCGCGACAATCCAGTCTGCTGCCAGCGCCATGATCCCGCCCGCGCCTATCGCGTTGCCGTTTAGTGCCACCACAAAGGCGCAGGGCAGGCGATGGAGTGAGGCCGCAAAAGCATCAATGGCGGCAGCGGCCTGTTTCTGGCCGGCCTTGTCCAGCGTCGCCGCGATTTTGGTGTCCATGCCGCAGGTAAAATGCTCGCCAGCCCCGGTCAGGACAACGCCATTTTCGGGAGGGTTGTCGGCCAGTGCCTGAAAGACCGCAATGCCGTCTTCCAGCAGCTCCGGGTGCAGCGTGTTGCGTTCGCCGTTGGTCAGCGTGACAATCATGGTGCCGTCGCGATCCTCGGTGGGGAAAAAGCTCATTGGCCTTTGCTGTCCTGCATATCAGTAGCGGTCCATTTGCCCATCCAGTCAAATACCGTCCGGTACCATTGCACGCTGTTCTTGCCCTTGAGCACCCAGTGGTTCTCATCGGGGTAGATCAGCAATTTGGACGGAATGTCCATTTCCTGCGCAACGGTGAAGGGCATGATGCTCTGGGTATAGGGGATCCGGAAATCCTTTTCGCCGTGAATGAACAGCGTTGGTGTTTTCCAGTTGGCGATTGTGTTCACCGGATTCCATTTTTCCGGATTGGGCCGCGACCACCAGTTGCCGCCGTGATCCCACTGGTCGAACCAGAGCTCTTCAGTGCTCAGCGCCATCGCGCGCAGGTCAAAAACACCGGCATGGTTGATCAGGCAGTCAAACCGGTCGGGCCAGTTGCCGGCAATCCAGTTCATCATATAGCCGCCGTAAGAACCGCCGAGGGCACAGGAGCGTTCACCGTCGATTTGCGGATCGGTTTCCAGTGCTGCTGCATAGCCCAGCTTCAGATCTTCGAGCGGCTTGCCACCCCAGTCCTGGTTGATGCTGTCGGTAAAGGCCTGCCCGTAACCGGCAGACCCATGGAAGTCGACCGTTACCGCTGCATAGCCTTGCGCCGCCATCACCTTCGGGTTCCAGCGGGTGGACCAGCTGTTGCCGAAACTGCTTTGGGGACCGCCGTGAACGAGAAAGGCCATCGGCAGTTTGCCGGTCGCGCCTTCCGGTTTGATAATCTGTCCCCAGACCGTGTCGCCATTGGCACCGGCAAAACTGAACCGTTCGATTTCGACCTTGTCGATTTCGGCCAGTTCGGAGCCGTTGATATTGGTCAGCTGCGTGACACTTCCGTCCGGTGCGCGGCGATACAGGTCCGTTGGCGCCTGCAGGCTGTTCATCGTGAAGATCAGCGAGCCGTCCTGCAATGGTATTGTGGTACCGACATTGCCTTCCGCCGTCAGACGCGTGACTTTGCCGGTCGCGACCTCCACTGCAAAGGCGGGATGATCGAGCACGTCCTGCGCGGTCACAATGAGATATTGATTGTCCGGTGTCCAGACTATGGAGCCGACCGAACGGTCCCAGTCCTTGGTCAGGGCAATGGCTTCGTCTTCATCGCTGCCTTGCTTGCGAAGCTTTACAACGAGTCGATCGGCCTCATAGCCGGGCCGTTCCATCGCCGCCCAGGCCAGCCATTCTCCGTCGGAAGAGAAAGCGGGCAGCGTATCGGTGGCTTCATTGCTTTGCGTATAGTTGACGGTACCCGTACCGTCGGCCTTGGCACCATATATATCGATATTGGTCGACTTGGGTTCATTCCGGTCCGCGGTCCTGAGTGCGAAGAACAGGCCGTCTTCTCCGGGCACCCAGGCGATTTCCTCGCCGCCGCCAAAGGGTTTGGAGGGGCTGTCGCCGACCAGATCACCATCCAGCGCCGCGCCGTCTCCCGCGACTTTGCCATCCTTCAGATCAAAAGCGAATATGCGGCTGTAATTGCCCGGTGTTTCCCAGCTCGACCAGTGGCGGATGAAAAGCTCGTCATATTCGCGACCGGTCCCGGGACCAGGCTCGGCCCGGTTTCCGCTATGATCGCAACCGAAGGTCGGGCAGTCTCTGGCAATATCTCCCCAAAGCGCGATTTTCTCGCCGGTCGGTGACAGCTTGAAGCCGGCGATATCAGCTTTCAGGTCGCTCGCCTGAACCGGATTGCCGACTTGATCGCCTGCCGTGATACGCGCATGCCAGAGCTGTTCCGAACCGCTCGCATCGCTCAGATAAAAGAGGCTGCCATCGGCCGCAAAGGCCGGGCTGTGTTCGCTTTTTCCGGGAGCATCGACGATGCGAACGGGGGCTGCATCGTCCCTATTCATATCCAGCAGATAAAGCGCGCTGGACCGGTCGTAGGTTTCCAGATCGGTTTCCGTAACGTCGAAAACCGCCCATTTCTCGTCCGGAGAAACCGCAACCGATCCCATGCGCTTCAGCGTGGCGAGGTCTTCCGCCGTCATGGGCCTTGCCGAGGCCATTGCAGGAAAAGCCGCTCCGGTGACGAGCAGCGCAGTGGTAAATGTTTTGAAAAATCTTGTCATGGGCCGCAGTTTAGCACGGCTGTCCGACAAGGCAATTGCGATTAGATCGGCGTGCCTATTTCTCGCTCAGCCGCTGGATCTCGCGCGCTACCAGTTCCTCGACGAGATCGGGCAGATTGGCGTCCAGCCATTGCTTGATCATCGGCCGCATCAGGTCGCGGGTGAGGTCTTCCAGCGAAGTGCCGCCGACGGGTGGTGTTGCCGGTCTGCGTTCCATCGCTTCTTTTTCGACCAGAGCCGAGAGTGACTGGCGCATGCTGTCCAGCTTGTTGTCGTCGATCAGCCGATCTTCCTTGCGGCGATCGCCGAACACGCCGCTGGCGGATGAGCTTTGCTGTCCCGGCAATTCTTCGGTCAGTTCCAATATTTCTTCGTCCCGGTCTGCGGGCACTATGTCGGGGACGGCTTGCAGCGCCGGTTTCGCGGAAGTCTTGCGGCGTGGCAAGGGGCGATCCTCATCGATCGCCTTGTCTTCAGCGATGATGCGTTTGATCGACGAGAGGATTTCCTCCATCGATGATTCCCTGTTCTGTTCAGCCATGTGCGAAACCCCCAAGCTTATACTCTGTTGCCGGATCCGATCGACGCCATCCATTCTATTGACGCGCCGGCGTCGCGGGCAATGGCTCTATCTCCGCTTTTTGCGCTGGCGTGTCAACGGTTCTGGTCGCTTGCGGCTCCGGATCGGGGTCGCTCTGATAATCGTAGAACATGTCATCGACCCGTTCGTAATTGAGGTCGGGATCATAAAGCGGCCCGCCTTCCAGTCCCAGATCGCGCGCTTCTGCTCTGCCCATGGCGGCGAGCAGGGAGAAACCCGCGACATAACTGTTGCGGCGGGCGGTCACCAGCTGGACCTGCGCATTGAGCAGTTCCTGCTCGGCGTTCAAAATGTCCAAAATGGTCCGGTTGCCGACGGAATTTTCAGCCCGCACACCTTCCAGAGACAGGCTGGCTGCAGCCACCGCCCGCTCGGAAGACTGGATCACCCGTTCCGCGGCGCGCCAGCTGGAATAGGCCGCACGGGTCTGCGCGATGACGTCGCGCTCGACGGCGATCAGCTGCTCATAGGCCTGGCCGGAACGCGCTTGTGCTTGGCGGATCTGGGCGGCCGGACGTCCTCCCTGATAGATGGGCATGCTGGCACGGACACCCACTTCGGCGGTAGATTGTTCCTGAATGAAAACGCTGCCGGGAACATTTCCGCCCAGCGTGCCGTGATAGTTCAGATAGCGCCCTTGCGCATAAGTGCTGACCTTTGGCTTGTTGCCTGCCCGCGCTGACTTGATATCAAATTCGGCCGCATCGCTGCGTTCCTTTGCGGCCAGCAAATCGGGGTTGTAGGACAGCGCCAGATCCACCGCCTGATCCGGTGTTTCCGGCATGTTCGGCAAAGGCGGGGGCGGTTCCAGATCGCCGGGTTCGTGCCCGACCAGAGCGATATAATTTTCCTTGCTGCGAATCAGGCTGGCCCGCACGGTTTCCAGGTCGCCCTTCGCCACTTCCAGCCGGGATTCCGATTGCGCCACATCGGTCCGCGTCAAATCCCCGATTTCGAATCGGTCGCTCGTCGCTTCCAGATTGACCGTTAGAACGCCGACATTGGCCCGGTTCAGCTTGACGATCGCGGTGTCGCGGATCACGTCCATATAAGTGGCGACCACATTGCTGAACAGGCTCGCTTCGGTTGCGCGGAGATCATATTGTCCGGCTTCCACTCTGGTGCGCGCCGCACGAATGGCGTTTTTGACCGCTCCTCCGGAATAGATCGGCACTTCTACCGAGCCACCCGCCGTGGACTGGCGCAGCGGGGCGGTGAAGCTATTGGCGCTGCGCAGGAAGTTTTCCTGAAAGCCGAAGTCCGTGGTGGCATTCGGCCGGCCATCGGCTTTGGCAATGGCAACGGTTTCATCGGTTGCCCGCTGTGCTGCGCGCGCGCCCGACAAGGTGGGGTTGGTCTGATAGGCGGCTTCCAGCGCATCGCGCAACGTATCGGCTTGCACGGGGGCAGACAGTAGCGCCACGATAGCTGTGCCAAGGAAAAGGCGGCGTCTACTCATAGTATCACTCTCCCGAACGCCTTAAAATTTGAAGCTTTTTGCTTTTTCAAAGCCGGGCAGGGCACAGGCCCCGCAATCGGCAAAATATTGATAGCCGACATGCCCCCCTGCCGTCCGGCCCAGCGCAAGGCGGGACACGCCATCGTTCATGACGGCACCAACAATGCGACCGTCCGGCGCAAGTTGATCGACCAGAGTCTGGGGAATTTCTTCCACCAGCCCGTCGATCACGATCACGGAATACGGCGCGGACTGAACCCAGCCATCGGCGTGATTGCCGGTCTCTATCCGAACATTGTCAAAATCAGCCAGATTTTTAACGGCGAGCGCTGCCAGCTTGGCATCCTGTTCCACCGCGACGACAGACCCTGCGAGTTGCGCCAGTACCGCCGCTGTATAGCCGCTGGCCGCGCCAATCAGCAGGACTTTGTCATCTTTCGTCGCATGCGCTACATTCAGCAAACGCCCGGTGGTTAGCGGTGGATTCAACGCCCGGCCGTCACCGATCTGCACCCCGCGATCGGCATAAGCGAAGCTGCGTTGTGCAGCGGGGACGAAATCTTCCCGGGCGATATGGCTCATGGCCGCGATAACCCGGGGATCGCTCACTTCGGTTGTGCGCAACTGGCTGACAACCATGGCTTTGCGCATTTGTTTGAAATTTTCCTGGCCCAAGCGTCGATCCTCGCAATGAATAGTGTGCGTCCATGCCATTTCTGTATTACGAATACAATACACTATGGCTGAGATTTTGTCGCTTCTAGCCCGCCTTGTCCCATGCGCCAAGATGGATTCCGGTGATTTTCTGCTGACTGCGTCTTTTACGCGACAAAGGAGCATTTTCGATCGATCTGCGGCAATGGGATTGGAGGACGCAACTTTGGGTTGACTTTCGCTGCAAAGCGAAGCAATTCGCGCCCTCTCTCTGGCCCGATGGCGGAGTGGTGACGCAGCGGATTGCAAATCCGCGCACCCCGGTTCGATTCCGGGTCGGGCCTCCAGAGACTATCCCCATCCTTTGTCATTGATTGAATCGCCGGCGATTCGTGCGTGCTTCACCCCCCGCATCGCGCCTGCACGGGAGTTGCCGTCCGATCTTCGATGCAGGCCTGTTCGAAGCTTGGAAAGCCGCTTCCCAAGGCCGCAAGGATAAATATTACAGTTTTGTTGCAGTTATATTGCATTTCTTGTCACATAAGTGTAACAAAGGTCTTCAGGTAGAGGAGAAGACATCATGATATCCGCAAAAATTCTGGGTTCCGCCGCCGCTGCGTTTTTGATGGGAAACGCCGCTTCAGCCCAGCCCGCCGGCGAGATCGGTTACGAAACAGGCGCGCTCGGTTATGATGCGCTGGTTGCCGGAGATAACGCGCTGGCCTTGCAGCAGCTGGAAGCGTCCGAGCGGGAGCATGCAAAGGACCCCGCCCGACTGATCAATCTGGGCCAGACTTATGCCCGGCTGGGACGCACGGGCGATGCCGCGCGCATGTTCATGGCGGCCAGAGACAGCAGTCGCAATTTTGATCTGGTGCTGGCCAATGGCGATGTGATCAATTCCCGGGATGCCGCTGAACTGGCCCTGCGGAATCTCAACGAGCAGATCGCGCGCCGATAGACGCCAACAGTTTCGGGGAACCACTCCCGCAGTCTTTATATTTTGAAAGGTGGCCGTCTTTGCGGCCATCTTTTTTTCTGCATAATTGGCAAAGCGCATGCATGTGATCTTCCCGGTAAGCGGTTCAAATCCGCTGGACCGGGGGCGCTGAAAAATATCCGTCACAATTGAGTCTCCGAACCGTCACGCAAACAGCATCGGCGGGTCATTTCCTGTCCCTAGTGCCCTTTCCCGAGGGCGATGGGGGCCGGTTGATTCGAACCGCATCGTTTGATTCGAAAGTATCAAATCAGTTTTTTGCGGAGACCAATCCCATGTTGAATAAGCAATTTCGTTCTGTCCTGTTTGCAGGTGCAGCAGCTGTCGCGGTAACAGCTTGCGGTGCCGACGACGTAGCGTCACCGGGCGAAGGCAATATCGTCGTGCTGCCCGCACCGGCTCCGACACCGACTCCGACCCCCACGCCGACACCGACTCCGGGAACGCCGGCGGCCGATTGCCCGACGGGCTTCACCAATGCCGGTGTTCTGGCGAACAACCGGGTCTGCCAGATACCAAACAGCATCCAGACGGCCCTGACAGTCCCGCAACGTGACGGTACCATCTATTCGATGAGCGGTCGGGTAGAGGTCGGCACCGACGTTGGCGGCGATGGCGCAGCGGCCGGCGGCGTGTCCAGCAGCCTCACCGTTGAGCCCGGGGTAGTGGTCTTTGCCCAGAGCGCGACGACCTTCCTGATCGTCAACCGCGGATCGACCTTTAACGCTCCGGGTACCGCAAGCGAACCGGTGATTTTTACCTCGCGCCAGAATATCGAAGGCACGACCACCGATGCTGACTCGAACCAGTGGGGCGGAATTCTGGTTCTCGGTCGCGCGCCGATCAGTAACTGCATCGGCGCTGTTGCCGGCGGCACTGCCGGATGTCAGCAACTGGCAGAGGGTGCAGGCCCGTCCGATTTCTACGGCGGAGACCAAGCGGCCGACAATAGCGGCACTATCAGTTACCTGCAGGTTCGTTATACCGGTCGGGCTGCATCGGCCAACCAGGAACTTCAGGGCCTGACCTTGGGTGGCGTTGGTTCGGGTACCGATATCTCCTACGTCCAGATCCACAATAGCGGTGATGACGGTGTCGAAATCTTTGGTGGCACGGTCAATCTGGACCACCTGATTATCACCGGTGCGGACGATGACTCGCTAGACACCGATGTCGGCTACAAGGGGGCCATCCAGTTTGTTATCGGCGTTCAGAACACCACCGGTGGCGACACATTGTGGGAAGTTGACTCCGATGATGACAGCGGCTTCGATTTCACCCCGCGTCAGGATGTCAAGCTGGCCAATTTCACCTTCATCCAACGCAAGACAGGCGACAAGGTCATTCACCTTCGTGGCGGACCGGATGCAGCGATCCTTAACGGCATTCTGGTCGGACCGGGAACCTGCCTGGATATCGATCAGGCCGAAACGGTTCAGGCAGCCAATGCCGCGCTTGACGAGCTCGGCCCCCCACGGATCCAGTCAGTGGTTGGCAGCTGTGCCACGGGCGACTTTGATGCGGATGCCGATACGTTTGAAGCCACTGCGGTGAATGCTGCGGGCAATGCGAATAACGACTTCAACTTCGTATCCAGCCTGATTTCCCTGTTCATCAATGGCTCGAACGAAACGGGAGTGACTCCGGTCGCGAATATCACGAGCTTCAGCCCGGACTTCTTGCAGGTAGATTATATCGGTGCCGTCCGCGACATCAACGATCTCTGGTACCAGAGCTGGTCTTGCAACGCGAGCTACGCCGATTTCGGTTCTCTCCAGACTTGCGCAGCTTCGCCAGTCTCCTGATCGCTACAGCCAGTTCAGGAGGTGGCGGCCCGTGTCGCCACCTCCCTTTCTTTTTATCCGAGGGATCATCAATGTCGAAACCTGCCCCACTCGCGAGCATACTCCTTTTTTCCACAGCACTCAGCCCTCTGCCGGCTTTGGCGCAAGCGAGCCCGGCTGAAGTCGTTGAGCCTTCTGAAGCTGAACCAGCTGAAGAAACGCAATCCGGCGATGATGTCGACATTTCTGCTCCTGGCGGCGGCTTCAGTGGCGAGATTATCGTTCGCGGCCGCTATATCCCCAATTCCATACGCAATAATTCGAGCGTGATTTCCGTCCTTTCGACAGAAGATATTGCCCGATCGGGCGATGGCGATATTGCCGGTGCTCTGGAACGGGTCACCGGGCTTTCGGTTGATAGTGGCGGTTTTGTCTATGTTCGTGGTCTCGGCGACCGTTATTCGCAGGCTTTGCTGAACGGCACGCTTATCCCCTCGCCGGAGCCGCTAAAGCGGGTTGTACCGCTTGATATTTTTCCTGCCTCGGTGCTTGCCAGTGCCACGGTGCAGAAGAGCTATTCGGTAAATTATCCCGGTGAATTTGGCGGCGGTCTAATCAATCTGACGACGGCTGCCATTCCCGATGAAAGCTATTTCGAATTCGGAATGGGCATGGGCATGAATAGCGAAACAACCGGGAAGCTTGGCTATACCCATTTCGGCAGCGACAGTGACTGGACCGGTTTTGACGACGGTACCCGCGACGTGCCGGCCGGACTGGCTGCAGCATTTAACGCCGGGTCCCGGATCGAACTGGGTCCTGATTTCACCCAGGAGCAATTGCAGGATTTTACCGCCAGCCTGGTTAACGCGCCGACCACATTGGTTCAGCGCAATAACGATATTCCGGTCAACTGGAGCGCCGATATGAGCGCTGGTCTGGCCAAGGATATTGGCGCCAGCCGTCTTGGCGTGATCTTCAATGCCTCGTACAGCAACAAGTTCTTCACCCGCGATTCCATTGAACAGGGGGGCACCACCAGCATCATTGCCGATGACGGTCGCAACGTGCGTACCGATCACAATATCGTGGTTAGCGGACTTCTCGGCCTGGGTCTTGAGGTGGACGAGCATGTAATCCGCTGGACCAATCTCTACATTCGGGATTCTCTGAAACAGACAAGCCTCAAAGCCGCGGACAATATCAATACCGGCGAAATCGACCCCACCACGCCGGCGGATGAAATGCGTCAGCAGACCAACTGGATCGAACGTCAGTTGATAGACACAGTTCTGGTTGGCGAATTCAAATTCGGCGATATATCGCTTGATGTTCGCGGTGGTTACGCGAATTCGCAGCGCGAAGCTCCCTATGAGCGCTCCTTTACCTATTTCTATGACCCGGTTGCCGAGGATTATGTAAATAACCTGCTGACCAACCCGCAGTCGGCCACCATCGCATTCAGCGATCTGAACGAAGATGTGTGGAATGGTGGTATAGACTTTGCCTATGCTCTGCCAACTTCGCGCAACATAACTTTGTCGACCGGCTACAGCTATGTGAACACCAGCCGGAACGCATCCCGACGCGACTTCCGTTACTTCCCGACCAGCAGCCTGCCGTTCGGGGTGAGCCAGGAGCGCCCAGATTATCTCATCTCCGACTTCAATGTCTACGGCGGCTACACAGAAGGCATTACAACCGACGGTATTTTCATTCAGGAAGACCAGACCAATGCAGGATCTCAGGCCTATGATGCAGAGCTGACTGTTCACGGCGCCTATGTCAAAGCGGATGTGGAACTGCTTGACTTCGTTCAGGCCGAATTGGGTGTCCGCTATGAAACGGCTGATCAGTCGATAACCGCGCTGGATATCTACAATGACGGCACGCTGGTGCAGACAGCGCCGCTCGAAAATGACTATTGGCTGCCTGCCGGCACGCTGACGTGGAATTTTGCGGAGGATATGCAATTCCGTGCAAGTGCTTCGAAAACCATCGCTCGTCCGCAATTTCGCGAACTGGCCCGGCCGCAATATCTCGACCCGGACTCCGGCCGGGTATTCTCGGGCAACCCCTTTCTCGAAGATAGCGAACTGTTCAACGCCGAAGCCCGTCTAGAATATTATTTTGGCGATGGAGAACGTGTCCTGCTGGCCGGCTTCTACAAGAAGATCGACAATCCGATCGAACCCGTTGCATTCATTCCTGCCGGCAGTTCGGATTTCCAGACCACCTTTGCCAACGCTCCGGAAGCCCAGCTATATGGTGCGGAAATCGAGCTGCTGAAATATTTCCCTATGGATGGGCTGGGGAATTCAGATTTTTTTGCGGATAGAAGGTTCGTTGCGATTGCCAACTATACCTATACCGACTCCGAGCTGAAAGTGGGCGCCAATGATACGACCATCCTGGACGATACGCTGGGCGTGCGTTCGGCCGATCAGGTGTTCATTGACGGTTCGCCTTTGACTGGACAATCGAAACATCTGGCAAATTTTCAATTCGGTATCGAAAATACCGAACGGCTTTCTCAATATACGTTCCTGCTCAGCTATGCGAGTGACCGGGTCACGACGCGCGGCCCGATCACGGGCGGCCAGCCCGATCCGGATCTGGTGCAGGACGCAAGCCTGAAGCTGGATTTTGTTGCGAGAGAAGCGGTCAGCATTGCCGGTCAGGAACTGGAAATTAAGTTTGAAGCCCGCAATCTGACCAACGAGAATTTCCGGGAAACCCAGTCGGGCAATGTTCTGATCATCAACCAGCAATATGATCTCGGCCGTAGTTTCTCCATCGGGGTCAAGGCGAAATTCTGAACCCCTGCGCGAGCGTAACCTATCTGTCACCTAAGTGTCGCGGAGGCGTCACCATAGCGATCTAGCCAGTGTAATGGGCAAGACAGGACAGGGACGTCGTGATAACCGGATTTCTGACAACAGACTGCAAGAATAGGGTCGGATCGGCCGGGCAGGCCGTCCGATCCAATGACGGGTTGCTGCCATGAACATGCCCGCTCCGGTCGAAAAATCACCCGGCGGGAACATATCCCGGCCCATTTCTGACAGCGAAGCGCCGCTGCTCGACCTTCCCTACAGCTATGCCCGCGATCAGGGTGTTATAATCTGTTCGATGGAGGACGAGCGGGCAACGATAGCAATGCGCGAGGGTGCGGACCCGTCCGCCTTGTTGGAAGTGCGGCGCTATCTGGCTCTGCCCTTTGATGTGGAACTGGTCGATGGTCCGGCGTTCGAGAAGCTGCTCAGCGCCCATTATGCGATGGACGGATCGGCTGCCGCCATGGCGGGCGATATGGCGCTGGCGGGCGGGGGGCTGGACGATATTGCGGGGGATATTCCGAGCGCCGAGGATTTGCTCGACAGCGCCGATGATGCGCCGACGATCCGGCTGATTAACGGGATCATTGCCGAAGCGGCAAGGCAGGGCGCTTCTGATATCCATATAGAACCCTATGAGACGGGTCTGGTCGTGCGGATGCGGGTCGACGGCGTGCTGACCGAGAAACTGCGCATGCCGCCGCATGTCGCCGGCGTGATCGTTAACCGGATCAAGGTAATGGCACGGCTCGATATTGCCGAAAGAAGAATTCCGCAGGATGGCCGGATCAGCCTGACGCTGGGCGGGAAATTGCTCGACGTGCGCGTTTCGACCTTGCCCAACCGGGCGAGCGAGCGGGTGGTGATGCGGATTCTCGACAAGGAAAGCGCGGGTATCTCGCTCGACCTGCTGGGCATGTCGCCCAATACCCATGCGATCCTGACCGATGCGCTCAGCGAACCCAATGGTATCATATTGGTCACCGGCCCCACCGGCTCGGGCAAGACCACAACGCTTTACGCCGGGCTCAAGCAGCTCAATGACGGCAGCCGCAATATCCTGACCGTCGAGGACCCGGTGGAATATGCGATCGAGGGGATCGGCCAGACGCAAGTCAATGCAAAGGTCGGGCTGACCTTTGCTGCAGGATTGAGGGCGATCCTGAGGCAGGACCCGGATGTCGTGATGATCGGGGAGATCAGAGATAGAGAGACGGCAGAGATTGCAGTGCAGGCGAGTCTTACCGGTCATCTCGTCCTCTCGACCGTTCACACCAACGATGCGGTTGGCGCGATCACCAGAATGCGCGACATGAAGGTGGAGCCGTTTCTGCTCGCCTCGACCCTGCGCGCGGTCATTGCCCAGCGTCTGGTTAGAAAACTCTGCGAACATTGCCGCACGCCGATCCAGGCGGACGGCTCGCTGGCTTCGCTGCTCGGTTTTGATAATGGCACGGTGGTCTATCGCGAGACCGGCTGCGACCATTGCAACCAGACCGGCTTTCAGGGCCGGATCGGCGTGTTCGAGGCGATCCGGATTGACGACACGCTGCGCAAGCTGATCAACGACGGTGGCGACGAGGCGCGCATTGCATCGCATGCATTTCTCAAACAGCCCAATCTCGGCTCCGCGGCCCGGGCGCTCGTCCGCGAAGGCCTAACCACTGCCGAAGAAGGAATCCGGATTTCCCGCCGCGAAAGCGAGACGATATTGATTGGATGAGATGATTTCATCGGATATCAGTCCGCTTCTCTTCCCATCAGGCGATAGCGGCGTTACACTTCCGCATGACCGATATATCCACCATGACCTATGCGCGCTATCTGGCGCTGGACACATTGCTCGACGCGCAGCATCCCCGGTCCGATCTGGACGACGAGATGCTGTTCATCATCATCCACCAGACCAAGGAACTGTGGCTCAAGCAGATCATCCGCGAGATGCGCTTCGCCAAGCAGCAAATCAGGACCGATGCGCTGGTGCCGGCTTATAAGGCGCTGGCGCGGGTCAGCCGGATCCAGGCTGTCATGACGCTGAGCTGGGACGTATTGTCGACCATGACGCCGAGCGATTATACGCGCTTCCGTCATGTTCTAGGACCCAGCTCGGGTTTCCAGTCCGACCAGTTCCGGACCGTCGAATATATGCTCGGCCTCAAGGACAAGGGCTTCCTGAAATATCAGGAGGATCGTCCGGAAGCGCAGTCGGCGATGCAGGCCGCGCTGGACCAGCCGAGCATCTGGGATGATGCGATCGCGGCGCTGGCGCGGGCCGGTTTCGATATTGATCCAGAGCTTCTGGACCGCGATTTTTCGCAATCCCATCAACCGTCCGAACAGGTCGAGGCAGCGTTTTTGGAAGTCTATCGCAAGCCCGAGCAATATTGGGAGCTTTATCAGCTGGCGGAAAAGCTGGTCGATCTGGATGATGCAATGGCGACCTGGCGCCACAAGCATGTGCTGACGGTCGAACGGATCATCGGCGGCAAAATGGGAACCGGCGGCACGGCGGGCGTTTCCTATCTGCAGAGCACCGTGGCGAAGCGCGCCTTTCCCGAACTATGGTCACTGCGTACCCAGTTATGAGCTGGAAACATCTGTTCTCCCGTTCTCTGTCGGCCAATCCAAAGCGGCTGCATTTTGCCGCCCACAGCCACCATCTCTGGGCCAATGCCAGCCACGACGGCCATATGGCGGCCTGGCAGGATGCAGCGGCGCTGGCCGATCACAAATGGGACAAGATCATGGGGCCGGTCTGGACCGCAGCGCAGCAGCATGTTGCGATTGAACTGAACCTGCCCGATCCTGCCACCCTGTGCTTCGCGCCGAACACGCATGATTTCATCGTGCGCCTGTTGTCGACCATCCCGAAGCGGCCGGTCCGGGTGCTCGCGACCGATGGCGAGTTTCACAGTTTTCGTCGGCAGATGACCCGCTGGGTGGAGGCAGGGGAGGTCGTC comes from Sphingorhabdus sp. YGSMI21 and encodes:
- a CDS encoding enoyl-CoA hydratase/isomerase family protein; this translates as MSFFPTEDRDGTMIVTLTNGERNTLHPELLEDGIAVFQALADNPPENGVVLTGAGEHFTCGMDTKIAATLDKAGQKQAAAAIDAFAASLHRLPCAFVVALNGNAIGAGGIMALAADWIVAAQGDYKIGLPEAKAGLPFPPVPQAILDHWLNPVWRRRLALSSHLLNPVEALSAGLADELASPGQLLDQAVTTARELAAQPGFKACKRQLRAKANAEIDAILNG
- a CDS encoding S9 family peptidase, whose translation is MTRFFKTFTTALLVTGAAFPAMASARPMTAEDLATLKRMGSVAVSPDEKWAVFDVTETDLETYDRSSALYLLDMNRDDAAPVRIVDAPGKSEHSPAFAADGSLFYLSDASGSEQLWHARITAGDQVGNPVQASDLKADIAGFKLSPTGEKIALWGDIARDCPTFGCDHSGNRAEPGPGTGREYDELFIRHWSSWETPGNYSRIFAFDLKDGKVAGDGAALDGDLVGDSPSKPFGGGEEIAWVPGEDGLFFALRTADRNEPKSTNIDIYGAKADGTGTVNYTQSNEATDTLPAFSSDGEWLAWAAMERPGYEADRLVVKLRKQGSDEDEAIALTKDWDRSVGSIVWTPDNQYLIVTAQDVLDHPAFAVEVATGKVTRLTAEGNVGTTIPLQDGSLIFTMNSLQAPTDLYRRAPDGSVTQLTNINGSELAEIDKVEIERFSFAGANGDTVWGQIIKPEGATGKLPMAFLVHGGPQSSFGNSWSTRWNPKVMAAQGYAAVTVDFHGSAGYGQAFTDSINQDWGGKPLEDLKLGYAAALETDPQIDGERSCALGGSYGGYMMNWIAGNWPDRFDCLINHAGVFDLRAMALSTEELWFDQWDHGGNWWSRPNPEKWNPVNTIANWKTPTLFIHGEKDFRIPYTQSIMPFTVAQEMDIPSKLLIYPDENHWVLKGKNSVQWYRTVFDWMGKWTATDMQDSKGQ
- a CDS encoding DUF2497 domain-containing protein, with amino-acid sequence MAEQNRESSMEEILSSIKRIIAEDKAIDEDRPLPRRKTSAKPALQAVPDIVPADRDEEILELTEELPGQQSSSASGVFGDRRKEDRLIDDNKLDSMRQSLSALVEKEAMERRPATPPVGGTSLEDLTRDLMRPMIKQWLDANLPDLVEELVAREIQRLSEK
- a CDS encoding TolC family outer membrane protein — translated: MSRRRLFLGTAIVALLSAPVQADTLRDALEAAYQTNPTLSGARAAQRATDETVAIAKADGRPNATTDFGFQENFLRSANSFTAPLRQSTAGGSVEVPIYSGGAVKNAIRAARTRVEAGQYDLRATEASLFSNVVATYMDVIRDTAIVKLNRANVGVLTVNLEATSDRFEIGDLTRTDVAQSESRLEVAKGDLETVRASLIRSKENYIALVGHEPGDLEPPPPLPNMPETPDQAVDLALSYNPDLLAAKERSDAAEFDIKSARAGNKPKVSTYAQGRYLNYHGTLGGNVPGSVFIQEQSTAEVGVRASMPIYQGGRPAAQIRQAQARSGQAYEQLIAVERDVIAQTRAAYSSWRAAERVIQSSERAVAAASLSLEGVRAENSVGNRTILDILNAEQELLNAQVQLVTARRNSYVAGFSLLAAMGRAEARDLGLEGGPLYDPDLNYERVDDMFYDYQSDPDPEPQATRTVDTPAQKAEIEPLPATPARQ
- a CDS encoding protein-L-isoaspartate O-methyltransferase, translating into MRKAMVVSQLRTTEVSDPRVIAAMSHIAREDFVPAAQRSFAYADRGVQIGDGRALNPPLTTGRLLNVAHATKDDKVLLIGAASGYTAAVLAQLAGSVVAVEQDAKLAALAVKNLADFDNVRIETGNHADGWVQSAPYSVIVIDGLVEEIPQTLVDQLAPDGRIVGAVMNDGVSRLALGRTAGGHVGYQYFADCGACALPGFEKAKSFKF